From Pedobacter indicus, a single genomic window includes:
- a CDS encoding 3-keto-disaccharide hydrolase — protein sequence MKFIIKRKNRFTITACCIIVFISACNPPSQRVADAEDDGFVNLFNEENLDGWEGDPAYWRVENGIVTGELGPDTPPLKNNTFLIWRGGYVGDFELKTEFRISANGNSGINYRSQEISGLPYVLSGYQADIDGQNRYSGQNYDERKRTTLAYRGEKTMITASEGGRVQNGAWSGRVVETLGDPDSLSALIKLGEWNKYHIIAKDNHLQHYINGTLMSDVTDNHPKMASMKGLLGIQIHTGPPMKIEYRNFRLKTE from the coding sequence ATGAAGTTTATAATAAAAAGAAAAAATAGGTTTACAATAACTGCATGTTGTATTATTGTTTTCATATCAGCTTGTAATCCACCAAGCCAGCGTGTTGCAGATGCAGAAGACGATGGTTTCGTTAACCTTTTTAATGAGGAAAACTTGGATGGTTGGGAAGGGGATCCGGCTTACTGGCGTGTTGAAAATGGTATTGTTACAGGAGAACTGGGACCAGACACCCCACCACTAAAAAATAACACGTTTCTTATTTGGAGAGGAGGTTATGTCGGCGACTTTGAACTCAAAACCGAGTTTAGAATCTCAGCAAATGGTAATAGCGGAATAAATTACCGAAGTCAGGAAATCTCGGGGTTGCCTTACGTGTTAAGCGGGTACCAAGCAGATATCGATGGCCAAAACAGATATAGTGGGCAGAATTATGACGAAAGGAAAAGGACGACTTTAGCGTACCGTGGTGAAAAGACAATGATTACCGCATCCGAGGGCGGGAGGGTACAAAATGGGGCTTGGAGCGGTCGGGTTGTTGAAACATTGGGAGATCCGGATTCGTTAAGTGCCCTTATTAAGCTAGGTGAATGGAATAAATATCATATTATAGCAAAAGATAATCACCTACAACATTATATCAATGGCACCTTGATGAGTGATGTCACAGACAACCATCCTAAAATGGCTTCAATGAAGGGATTACTGGGTATTCAAATACATACAGGTCCTCCTATGAAGATAGAATACCGTAATTTCCGATTAAAAACAGAATAA
- a CDS encoding GDSL-type esterase/lipase family protein, with amino-acid sequence MKINRPKPKSKKLLFTLFFALLYSNFNLISIFAQEKQIVETSSITEPARIPNHLHDSLFSTYYQQRVSHFRSLPIHPNSIVFLGNSITDGAEWSELFANSSIINRGISGDKTAGILNRLDEITNRKPLKVFLLIGTNDLEHKIPQQEVIDNIFLIARILKQDSPDTKLYIQSILPVNDFYKKFNNHTKNGKAIEQINTVLSENAVKYSYKFIDLHRSFIDAEGKLKKDLTNDGLHLNGKAYQEWKELILPFVLEE; translated from the coding sequence ATGAAAATCAATCGACCGAAACCAAAGTCCAAGAAGCTTCTTTTCACACTGTTTTTTGCATTGCTTTACTCCAACTTCAATCTAATATCAATATTTGCACAGGAAAAACAAATCGTTGAAACCAGCTCGATAACCGAACCGGCACGAATACCTAACCATCTACATGATAGCCTTTTTTCCACCTATTATCAACAGAGAGTATCACATTTTCGCTCCTTACCGATACATCCCAACTCAATTGTATTTTTAGGCAACAGTATAACCGATGGGGCCGAGTGGAGTGAACTATTCGCGAACAGCAGCATCATCAATCGTGGAATCAGTGGTGATAAAACAGCGGGCATCCTTAATCGCTTAGATGAAATCACGAATCGTAAACCTCTAAAGGTTTTTCTTTTGATAGGAACAAATGACCTTGAACATAAAATACCTCAACAGGAGGTTATTGATAATATATTTTTAATTGCCCGAATTCTAAAACAGGATAGCCCCGACACAAAACTGTATATCCAGAGTATTCTTCCTGTTAATGATTTTTATAAGAAATTTAACAATCACACCAAAAACGGAAAGGCTATCGAACAAATCAATACGGTTCTTTCAGAAAATGCAGTAAAATATAGTTACAAATTCATCGACCTCCACCGATCATTCATTGATGCAGAAGGTAAATTAAAAAAAGACTTAACGAATGATGGTCTGCATTTAAATGGGAAAGCATATCAAGAATGGAAAGAATTGATACTGCCCTTTGTACTTGAAGAATAA
- a CDS encoding DUF3575 domain-containing protein translates to MYKIGLFILIILLINTQMSLAQDQPNGRFDIPQPNMIKWNVAGLPIGSFSFQYERAVTPSISAAAGIRFMPKGSLPFQSVFENIIDNNEVWSHLNQLQTGNIAFTPEVKFYFGKETLQGFYVAPFVRISRYSADLPIHIEYRDDQSDIYIEEEVNMTGGISTFTGGVLFGAQWKLANQWYLDWWILGPQYGTSKGDLTTHKNLTEREQNALRDQLSILEDVPVVDLSSEVNSEGATIHAKGPWTGVRAGLAVGYRF, encoded by the coding sequence ATGTATAAAATAGGCCTCTTTATCCTTATTATTTTGTTGATTAACACGCAGATGTCTCTCGCACAAGATCAACCGAACGGGAGATTTGACATCCCTCAACCGAATATGATTAAATGGAATGTCGCTGGGTTACCCATAGGAAGCTTCTCATTTCAATACGAACGAGCGGTCACCCCGAGCATCTCCGCCGCAGCGGGCATACGCTTTATGCCGAAAGGTAGTCTTCCTTTTCAATCTGTCTTCGAAAACATCATCGACAATAATGAGGTCTGGTCACATTTAAATCAACTTCAAACTGGAAACATCGCTTTTACGCCGGAGGTTAAATTTTATTTTGGGAAAGAGACCCTGCAAGGCTTTTATGTTGCTCCTTTTGTTAGGATATCCCGCTACTCTGCCGATCTACCGATCCATATTGAATACCGTGATGATCAGTCTGATATCTATATTGAAGAAGAAGTAAATATGACAGGAGGCATATCGACATTCACCGGCGGAGTACTATTCGGAGCTCAATGGAAACTAGCGAATCAGTGGTATCTGGATTGGTGGATCTTAGGTCCTCAGTATGGAACATCGAAAGGTGATCTCACTACTCATAAAAACTTAACGGAGAGAGAACAGAATGCCCTGCGAGACCAACTATCGATATTAGAAGATGTTCCGGTCGTTGATCTATCCAGTGAAGTTAATTCCGAAGGAGCAACCATCCATGCCAAAGGCCCCTGGACCGGAGTTCGGGCAGGCTTGGCTGTCGGCTACAGGTTCTGA
- a CDS encoding 3-keto-disaccharide hydrolase yields MKKTLILALCCFLSVGVSFNLMAAKYSQQTASQPDKKDLLGRWDLTVDVNGKPSPSWLEVKLSGNRTLIGSFVAIVGSARPVSEIQYDNGQFHFEIPPQWESGNQNLQVKGALQGLELRGTVVMSDGKEYSFKGVKAPALKRSADIEWGEAVDLFNGKDLAGWKATGENQWEVINGVLTSAQSGANLVSDQKFNDFKLHVEFRYKKGSNSGVYLRGRHEVQIEDSPKDAHPDSHLFSGVYGFLPPSEIAALGPDTWQTYDITLIGRMVTIVANGKTVISNQEIPGITGGALDSNEGEPGPIYIQGDHGPIEFRKITITEPK; encoded by the coding sequence ATGAAAAAAACACTTATACTTGCACTTTGTTGTTTCCTTTCCGTTGGGGTAAGTTTTAATTTAATGGCAGCAAAATACTCGCAGCAGACTGCATCGCAGCCTGATAAAAAAGATCTTTTGGGTCGTTGGGACTTGACGGTAGACGTAAACGGGAAACCCTCGCCTTCATGGTTGGAGGTAAAGCTTTCGGGAAACAGAACCCTGATAGGATCTTTTGTAGCTATTGTAGGTAGCGCACGTCCGGTCTCTGAAATACAATACGACAATGGTCAGTTTCACTTCGAGATACCACCACAATGGGAATCGGGGAACCAAAACCTTCAAGTCAAAGGTGCCTTGCAAGGATTGGAACTTAGGGGAACCGTTGTTATGAGCGATGGGAAAGAGTATTCTTTCAAAGGAGTCAAAGCCCCTGCATTAAAACGGTCGGCCGACATCGAGTGGGGAGAAGCTGTTGACTTATTTAATGGGAAGGATCTGGCAGGTTGGAAGGCTACGGGCGAGAACCAATGGGAGGTGATAAACGGTGTATTGACCAGTGCTCAGTCAGGTGCAAACTTGGTTTCTGATCAGAAGTTCAATGATTTTAAATTACACGTTGAGTTCAGATATAAGAAGGGAAGTAATAGTGGTGTCTATTTAAGAGGAAGGCACGAAGTGCAGATCGAAGATAGCCCAAAAGATGCTCACCCTGACAGTCATTTGTTTAGCGGTGTTTATGGCTTCCTTCCGCCTAGTGAAATCGCAGCCTTAGGTCCGGACACGTGGCAAACATATGACATAACGCTGATTGGCCGTATGGTTACTATCGTAGCGAATGGGAAAACCGTCATTTCTAATCAGGAGATCCCTGGTATAACGGGCGGGGCACTTGATAGTAATGAAGGAGAACCAGGGCCAATTTATATTCAGGGAGATCATGGGCCTATTGAATTCCGGAAAATTACGATCACCGAGCCAAAATAA
- a CDS encoding UDP-2,3-diacylglucosamine diphosphatase codes for MTKREVDLVVISDVHLGTYGCHAKELLNYLKSIRPKTLILNGDIIDIWQFSKSYWPDSHMKVVRRIMKFLTEGTKVHYLTGNHDEMLRKFSDLQIGNFYLADKLVMNLGEKEAWFFHGDVFDVTMQHSKWLAKLGAIGYDTLILINSFVNWCLTMMKREKMSFSKRVKASFKNAVKFINDFEYTAAELAVDKGYTYVVCGHIHQPELKTIETENGNVLYLNSGDWVENLSALEYHNDEWSIYKYNSMSFNNTEEDTESYDAEDLSAKLDVHQILKQFRQ; via the coding sequence ATGACAAAACGAGAAGTTGACCTAGTGGTCATATCCGATGTTCATTTAGGCACCTATGGCTGCCACGCCAAAGAACTTTTGAATTACCTTAAAAGTATCCGTCCCAAAACCCTTATTTTAAACGGTGATATCATAGATATCTGGCAATTCAGCAAATCATACTGGCCGGATTCACATATGAAGGTAGTTCGCCGAATTATGAAATTCCTTACAGAGGGAACCAAAGTGCATTATTTAACGGGCAACCACGATGAGATGCTGAGAAAGTTCAGTGATTTACAAATCGGCAACTTCTATTTAGCTGATAAACTGGTCATGAACCTCGGTGAGAAAGAAGCTTGGTTTTTTCACGGTGATGTCTTCGATGTTACGATGCAGCACTCCAAGTGGTTAGCCAAATTGGGAGCCATTGGGTATGACACATTGATTCTGATCAATAGTTTTGTAAACTGGTGCTTAACAATGATGAAACGCGAGAAAATGAGCTTCTCTAAACGTGTCAAAGCTAGCTTCAAAAATGCGGTTAAATTCATTAATGATTTTGAGTATACTGCAGCGGAGCTAGCGGTAGACAAAGGGTATACTTATGTCGTATGCGGTCACATCCATCAGCCTGAACTTAAAACCATCGAAACTGAAAATGGAAATGTTCTTTACTTAAACTCAGGGGACTGGGTAGAGAATTTAAGTGCATTGGAATATCATAACGACGAATGGTCAATCTATAAATACAATTCGATGTCATTCAACAATACTGAAGAAGACACCGAATCGTATGATGCGGAAGATTTGAGTGCAAAATTGGACGTGCACCAGATACTAAAGCAATTTCGACAATAG
- a CDS encoding ThuA domain-containing protein, whose amino-acid sequence MKILKFFAGILCLCFVLFSLSCNKRPGNPRILVFSKTAGFYHESIPKGVATIQKLGAENNIIVDTTTNADWFTDDSLKNYSAVVFLSTTGDVLDHYQEAAFERYIQAGGGFVGIHAAADTEYEWGWYGRLVGAYFKSHPEQQKATLNIVDDSHVSTKHLPKVWERKDEWYDFKNISEDIQVIMTIDEDSYKGGRNPDEHPMAWYQEYDGGRAFYTALGHTDESYDDPLFLQHILGGIEYAIGGNKKLNYKKVRTLNVPEEERFTKTQLVEGVFNEPTEMAILPNLDILIVQRRGEVMLFSNESQEVKQVGYLDVYHESGVPGVNAEEGLMGIVADPDFQENGYIYMYYSPADTSVNRLSRFEFKNDTVDNATEKTVLEFYSQRGICCHTGGSLAFGEKRELFLSTGDNSTPFDQPNEAFANHGFAPLDARPGFEQYDARRTAGNTNDLRGKILRIIVNKDGSYDIPEGNLFKDQEKTKPEIYVMGDRNPYRISIDRKTNYLYWGEVGPDAANDSLDTRGPKGYDEINQARKPGNFGWPLFVGDNYPYRAYDYATGESGEVFDPAKPINSSPNNTGLTELPPAQPAFIWYPYGESPDFPSVGTGGRNAMAGPVYYAEDFPEETRYPDYYNGKLFIYDWVRGWMKAVTMQENGDFDKMEPFMTGTTLHAPIEMEVGPDGRLYLLEYGKGWFAKNPDAGLIRLDYNSGPIEKRPDEAEVSTANKPKGSVLVSSLDCAACHKESEESVGPSYRSIAEKYKDDSHAIPYLSAKIIDGSTGVWGANVMPAHPAMKEADANAIAEWIMALNEQGHQQ is encoded by the coding sequence ATGAAAATATTAAAGTTCTTCGCCGGTATACTTTGTTTATGTTTTGTCCTTTTTAGTCTCTCATGTAATAAGCGACCGGGGAACCCCAGAATATTGGTGTTTAGTAAGACCGCCGGGTTTTATCATGAATCTATACCCAAGGGCGTTGCTACTATTCAAAAACTAGGCGCGGAAAATAATATCATTGTCGATACGACAACCAATGCCGATTGGTTTACAGATGATTCGCTAAAGAATTACTCCGCTGTCGTTTTCCTGAGTACAACAGGTGATGTGCTTGATCATTATCAGGAAGCAGCCTTTGAGCGGTACATCCAAGCTGGAGGTGGCTTTGTAGGTATTCACGCTGCGGCTGATACCGAATACGAATGGGGATGGTACGGTCGGTTAGTAGGGGCATATTTCAAAAGTCATCCTGAACAGCAAAAGGCCACTTTGAATATCGTAGATGATAGTCATGTTTCAACGAAACATCTACCCAAAGTATGGGAAAGAAAAGACGAGTGGTACGATTTTAAAAATATAAGTGAGGACATTCAGGTCATCATGACTATTGATGAGGACTCGTACAAAGGGGGGCGCAATCCAGACGAACATCCTATGGCATGGTACCAGGAGTATGATGGTGGCCGAGCATTTTATACGGCTTTAGGTCATACCGATGAATCCTACGATGACCCTCTCTTTCTACAGCATATTTTAGGAGGAATTGAATACGCGATCGGCGGAAATAAGAAATTGAACTATAAAAAGGTAAGGACCTTGAATGTGCCTGAAGAGGAACGTTTTACCAAAACACAATTAGTTGAAGGAGTGTTTAACGAGCCAACAGAAATGGCCATCTTGCCTAATTTGGACATTTTGATTGTCCAGAGAAGAGGTGAGGTTATGTTGTTTTCTAATGAAAGTCAGGAAGTAAAGCAAGTAGGTTATCTGGATGTGTACCATGAGTCAGGTGTGCCTGGTGTTAATGCCGAGGAAGGTCTGATGGGCATCGTCGCAGATCCTGATTTTCAGGAAAATGGATATATCTATATGTATTATAGCCCGGCTGATACTTCAGTTAATCGCCTGTCTCGTTTTGAATTTAAAAATGACACGGTCGATAATGCTACGGAAAAGACTGTTCTTGAATTTTACTCACAGCGGGGCATTTGTTGTCATACAGGCGGGTCGCTAGCGTTCGGAGAGAAAAGAGAACTATTTTTGTCAACTGGCGACAATTCCACACCATTTGATCAGCCCAATGAGGCCTTTGCTAACCACGGGTTTGCTCCGTTGGACGCAAGACCCGGATTCGAACAATACGATGCGCGAAGGACTGCTGGAAATACCAATGATCTGCGAGGGAAAATATTACGGATTATTGTTAACAAGGATGGTAGTTATGATATTCCGGAAGGAAATCTTTTTAAGGATCAGGAAAAAACCAAGCCTGAAATCTATGTAATGGGAGATCGTAACCCATACAGGATATCAATCGATAGGAAAACGAATTACCTGTATTGGGGTGAGGTTGGCCCCGATGCTGCCAATGATAGTCTGGATACTCGCGGACCAAAAGGCTACGACGAAATCAATCAAGCTCGGAAACCTGGTAATTTCGGCTGGCCTCTGTTTGTTGGGGACAACTATCCGTATCGTGCATATGATTACGCTACTGGCGAGAGCGGGGAAGTGTTTGATCCGGCCAAACCCATCAATAGCTCTCCGAATAACACAGGCTTGACTGAGCTGCCACCTGCGCAGCCTGCATTTATCTGGTATCCTTATGGTGAGTCACCTGATTTCCCAAGTGTTGGTACGGGTGGGCGGAACGCAATGGCAGGACCTGTTTACTATGCAGAGGATTTCCCCGAAGAAACGCGTTATCCAGATTATTACAACGGTAAATTATTTATTTACGATTGGGTTAGAGGCTGGATGAAGGCGGTAACCATGCAAGAAAATGGTGATTTCGATAAAATGGAGCCATTTATGACTGGTACAACGCTTCATGCGCCAATCGAAATGGAAGTAGGCCCTGATGGGCGGCTCTATTTATTAGAGTATGGGAAAGGCTGGTTTGCAAAGAACCCCGATGCAGGCTTGATTCGTTTAGATTATAATTCGGGTCCAATCGAAAAGCGACCTGATGAAGCTGAAGTTTCGACTGCCAACAAGCCAAAAGGTAGTGTATTGGTTTCTTCGCTCGACTGTGCTGCCTGTCATAAAGAATCTGAAGAGTCTGTAGGTCCTTCTTATCGAAGTATTGCAGAAAAATATAAGGACGATTCGCACGCGATTCCATATTTGTCTGCTAAGATCATTGATGGTAGTACCGGGGTATGGGGGGCAAACGTCATGCCTGCACACCCGGCTATGAAAGAAGCAGACGCAAATGCAATAGCGGAATGGATAATGGCGTTAAATGAACAAGGGCATCAACAATAG
- a CDS encoding DUF72 domain-containing protein codes for MKFGQVENPEEVDFTLPPDHPDTARNLRAGKSKPFKVYIGCAKWNRADLKGFYPRGTKDELSYYSTQFNSIELNATFYNAPSKEQVATWRDKTPDGFKFFPKLSNSISHFRRLLNVGEFVAGFCDSIVHFEDKLGVTFLQLHDNFKPKDYDRLEKFVKDFPKAVPLAVELRNTEWVSSEKIADQVFGLFEKEGVIPILVDAAGRRDLLHMRLTSPDAFIRYVGANHPSDYDRLDEWVDRIAEWRAAGLDSLYFFIHQNIEKESPLLAEHFTKKMNDRFDHLDLTIPRGRS; via the coding sequence ATGAAATTTGGGCAAGTAGAAAATCCCGAGGAAGTTGATTTTACACTTCCTCCAGACCATCCAGATACTGCTAGGAATCTAAGAGCTGGCAAGAGTAAACCTTTTAAAGTCTATATCGGTTGTGCTAAATGGAACAGAGCCGACCTAAAAGGCTTCTATCCGCGCGGTACAAAAGATGAATTGAGTTACTATTCAACTCAATTTAACTCGATAGAGCTTAATGCAACATTCTATAATGCTCCCAGCAAAGAGCAGGTCGCGACATGGCGTGATAAGACTCCCGACGGATTTAAGTTTTTTCCTAAACTTAGTAATAGCATCAGTCATTTCAGACGCTTATTGAATGTAGGTGAGTTTGTTGCTGGTTTTTGCGACTCGATCGTCCATTTTGAAGATAAACTGGGTGTTACGTTTTTACAGTTGCATGATAACTTCAAGCCGAAAGATTACGATCGTTTAGAGAAATTTGTTAAAGATTTCCCTAAAGCTGTACCTTTAGCTGTTGAGTTGAGGAACACCGAATGGGTAAGTTCGGAAAAAATTGCTGATCAGGTTTTTGGTTTATTCGAGAAGGAAGGTGTGATTCCTATTCTTGTCGATGCTGCGGGTCGCCGTGATCTCCTACACATGAGATTGACCAGTCCAGATGCATTCATTCGTTATGTCGGAGCAAATCATCCGTCTGATTACGATCGGCTAGATGAGTGGGTAGATCGTATTGCCGAATGGCGGGCTGCGGGCCTGGACTCGCTCTATTTCTTTATTCACCAGAACATAGAAAAGGAGTCTCCATTATTGGCCGAGCATTTCACTAAAAAAATGAATGACCGATTTGATCATTTAGATCTTACGATTCCTCGAGGCCGATCTTAA
- a CDS encoding DEAD/DEAH box helicase, producing the protein MIKKQILRNLNIDELNDMQLASIDAARAQDLVLLAPTGSGKTLAFLFPILNVLKKEKRGVQALILTPSRELALQIEQVWKKMGTGLKATCCYGGHSSKIEKNSLLDPPALLIGTPGRIHYHLRNNNFDPETVQYLILDEFDKSLEFGFHDDMETIIRNLRQVSKRILTSATTLEEIPDFVGIGNDATVVNFLDKNAHKPNIRIKAITTSPEEKIETLLSLICYIGNQATLVFCNHREVVQRISDMLHNNEINHGTFHGGMEQVDREKALLQFRNGTHHLLICTDLASRGLDIPDIACIIHYQLSNEDTYIHRNGRTARMQSSGTAYLLVHDGQLPDYVNKENVDFLALPEQNALPHPPEWVTFFVAAGKKDKVNKIDIVGLFLKKGCLDKEELGRIEVYDKTSYAAVKRKKARQVLDLLANEKIKNKKVKIGLEES; encoded by the coding sequence ATGATAAAAAAGCAGATACTCAGAAATCTAAATATCGATGAGCTCAACGATATGCAACTTGCAAGCATTGATGCTGCACGGGCTCAAGATCTTGTTTTGTTGGCACCTACTGGCTCGGGCAAAACACTTGCTTTTTTATTCCCAATTCTGAATGTACTGAAAAAAGAAAAACGCGGTGTCCAGGCTCTTATTCTAACACCTTCACGTGAACTAGCCTTACAGATTGAGCAAGTTTGGAAAAAAATGGGTACGGGTCTAAAAGCGACTTGCTGTTATGGCGGTCACTCGTCGAAGATTGAGAAAAATAGTCTCTTAGACCCTCCTGCTCTATTGATCGGTACACCGGGCAGGATTCACTATCACCTTCGGAATAATAATTTTGATCCCGAAACTGTACAATACCTGATCTTGGATGAGTTTGATAAATCGTTGGAGTTTGGTTTCCATGATGATATGGAAACGATCATTCGAAATTTACGACAGGTTTCGAAAAGAATTTTAACTTCCGCCACGACACTTGAAGAAATACCTGATTTTGTTGGGATCGGAAATGATGCAACCGTTGTTAATTTTCTAGATAAGAATGCTCATAAGCCCAATATTAGAATCAAGGCTATTACCACAAGCCCCGAGGAAAAAATAGAAACCTTGCTTTCGTTAATCTGCTATATCGGCAACCAAGCTACGTTGGTTTTTTGCAATCATCGTGAAGTTGTTCAACGAATCAGCGACATGTTGCACAATAATGAAATCAACCATGGAACATTTCATGGAGGTATGGAGCAAGTTGATCGCGAGAAAGCGCTGTTGCAGTTTAGAAATGGAACCCATCATTTGTTAATTTGTACGGACCTCGCTTCCCGTGGCTTGGATATACCTGATATTGCATGCATAATTCATTACCAACTCAGCAATGAGGATACTTATATTCACCGGAATGGAAGAACGGCCAGGATGCAGTCTTCGGGCACAGCTTACTTATTGGTACATGACGGACAGCTGCCTGATTACGTCAACAAAGAAAACGTCGACTTCCTTGCCCTCCCTGAACAAAACGCACTTCCTCATCCTCCTGAATGGGTTACCTTCTTTGTGGCCGCGGGTAAAAAGGATAAGGTGAACAAGATTGACATTGTAGGACTATTTCTGAAAAAAGGGTGTCTTGATAAAGAAGAGTTGGGAAGAATCGAAGTGTATGATAAGACTTCCTATGCTGCGGTTAAACGAAAAAAAGCAAGACAGGTACTAGACTTGCTTGCGAATGAAAAAATAAAAAATAAAAAAGTTAAGATCGGCCTCGAGGAATCGTAA
- the nagA gene encoding N-acetylglucosamine-6-phosphate deacetylase: MVIFTNGSILYKDQFKHNLQVGVEHKKISFIREEKKIEEDSAEVIDLEDGYLVPGLIDLQLYGTEGNYFGGHPSVSNLQGMENDLINEGLCGFLATVATNTDEVVERAIKSAKAFRPQSKGAFLGLHLEGPFLNPEKKGAHPDNLIRKATIDDIQRWLDMAEGEIKMMTVAPELQDENVLKLLKDNNVILSAGHSNATYEEAQSFLNKYVTTATHLFNAMPSLHHREPGLILSIFEKKSYASIIPDGIHVSYPMLALAKRELGRKLFIITDAVASSNEGVYKHQKNKDHYETPEGILSGSAIELLEGVRNCIQHVGIEPAEAFLMATSIPAEVIGMLDRLGTIETGRNANLLWLDKDFNLKKVWFTFTE, translated from the coding sequence ATGGTCATATTTACAAATGGATCTATATTGTATAAAGATCAATTTAAGCATAATTTACAGGTTGGTGTAGAACATAAAAAAATTTCTTTCATCCGAGAGGAAAAAAAGATTGAAGAAGATAGTGCAGAAGTTATTGATCTGGAGGACGGATACCTTGTTCCGGGGCTTATTGATCTTCAATTGTATGGAACTGAAGGAAACTATTTTGGTGGTCACCCCTCAGTTTCAAACTTGCAAGGAATGGAGAACGACCTGATCAATGAAGGACTATGCGGGTTCCTTGCGACCGTGGCGACCAATACAGACGAGGTTGTCGAAAGAGCTATCAAATCAGCAAAAGCATTTCGACCACAAAGTAAGGGTGCTTTTTTGGGTCTACACCTAGAAGGCCCCTTTCTGAACCCTGAAAAAAAGGGGGCACATCCGGATAATTTAATACGCAAGGCAACTATCGACGACATTCAGCGTTGGCTTGACATGGCTGAGGGAGAAATAAAAATGATGACGGTGGCACCTGAACTTCAGGATGAGAATGTACTGAAACTCTTAAAAGACAATAATGTAATCCTATCTGCGGGACACAGTAATGCAACCTATGAAGAGGCGCAGAGCTTTTTAAATAAATATGTGACAACAGCGACTCACCTTTTTAATGCTATGCCGTCATTGCATCATCGGGAACCTGGTCTCATTTTGTCAATATTTGAAAAGAAGAGCTATGCTAGCATCATACCTGACGGCATCCATGTCAGCTATCCAATGCTCGCGCTCGCGAAAAGGGAGTTGGGCAGGAAACTATTTATTATCACCGACGCTGTAGCCTCTTCAAATGAGGGTGTCTACAAGCACCAAAAGAATAAAGATCATTATGAGACTCCTGAAGGAATTTTATCCGGATCGGCAATCGAGTTGTTGGAAGGGGTTCGAAACTGCATTCAGCATGTAGGTATTGAACCTGCTGAGGCATTCTTAATGGCTACATCCATTCCGGCCGAAGTAATCGGTATGCTAGACCGTTTAGGAACGATTGAAACGGGTAGAAATGCCAATCTGCTTTGGCTCGACAAAGATTTCAATCTAAAGAAGGTTTGGTTTACCTTTACGGAATGA
- a CDS encoding YoaK family protein: protein MFRHFGERRNLSHNLQLATLLSFVAGVVNINGVFYIKTLTTNVTGHFAFFAEEFVLSNYRLAAIYGAYVASFLLGSFVSGFLMQLIARRKKRMSPVLLPILLEMLVITLVWYYSYTTEWPVEKIHIVAASLLFAMSVQNGLVTLVSNSIVRTTHLTGMFTDLGIELAQLFFYRKPTDRKKLKQSIFLRLAIIVFFFLGCIIGGFLYKFVSFHALLLAVGILGYALFYDALKYQFYFLKRRFMSGI, encoded by the coding sequence ATGTTTCGTCATTTCGGTGAAAGAAGGAACTTAAGCCATAATCTTCAGCTTGCAACGCTACTTTCCTTTGTGGCTGGTGTTGTTAACATTAATGGGGTTTTTTATATCAAAACACTTACAACGAATGTAACAGGGCATTTTGCCTTCTTTGCGGAAGAGTTTGTATTGAGTAACTACCGACTTGCTGCTATTTATGGTGCGTATGTGGCGAGTTTTTTATTAGGGTCCTTTGTGTCGGGCTTTTTAATGCAATTAATTGCCCGGCGAAAAAAGCGGATGTCTCCGGTTTTGCTACCAATTTTACTTGAGATGCTCGTCATTACACTGGTATGGTATTATAGTTATACTACTGAATGGCCGGTTGAGAAGATTCATATCGTAGCAGCTTCTCTGCTATTCGCTATGAGTGTTCAGAATGGTCTGGTAACTTTAGTATCCAATTCGATCGTGCGTACGACCCACCTGACAGGTATGTTTACCGATTTGGGAATAGAGCTGGCTCAATTGTTTTTTTATCGTAAACCTACCGATCGAAAGAAGCTGAAGCAAAGCATTTTTCTACGCCTCGCCATTATCGTATTTTTCTTTTTAGGTTGTATCATTGGTGGTTTCCTATACAAATTCGTTTCCTTTCATGCTTTATTACTTGCCGTCGGAATTCTTGGTTACGCGCTTTTTTACGATGCACTCAAATATCAATTCTATTTCCTAAAGCGTAGGTTTATGTCCGGTATTTAA